In Gemmatimonadales bacterium, the following are encoded in one genomic region:
- a CDS encoding 6-carboxytetrahydropterin synthase yields the protein MPRATVVRRVHFNAAHRLHNPAQSDAWNRATFGPCNNPNFHGHNYEVELCVDGAIDPDTGYVVDVGVLKSLFDEHVHAHLDHRNLNLDVPWFATRLPSTENIAVFIWTQLVDRVPAGRLSLVRLWETPRNFVEFRGE from the coding sequence ATGCCTCGCGCCACTGTCGTCCGTCGCGTTCACTTCAACGCCGCCCACCGGCTGCACAATCCGGCGCAGTCCGATGCGTGGAACCGCGCCACCTTCGGGCCGTGCAACAATCCCAACTTCCACGGCCACAATTACGAGGTCGAGCTGTGCGTCGATGGCGCGATCGACCCCGACACCGGCTACGTCGTCGATGTCGGCGTCCTGAAGTCGCTCTTCGACGAACACGTCCACGCGCATCTCGACCACCGCAACCTCAACCTTGATGTCCCGTGGTTTGCGACGCGGCTGCCGTCCACCGAGAACATCGCGGTATTCATCTGGACGCAGCTGGTGGATCGCGTTCCCGCGGGACGGCTCTCGCTGGTGCGTCTCTGGGAGACGCCGCGCAATTTCGTCGAGTTCCGCGGCGAATGA
- a CDS encoding DNA polymerase ligase N-terminal domain-containing protein: MATRKGAGTKRSAARPAAKGATTSRRTKSAATTTAKRPVKTPPLSEYHRKRDFTRTAEPRGAVATAGVAALRYVIQKHAATALHFDLRLELDGVMKSWAVPKGPSLDPAVKRLAMQVEDHPIDYNTFEGTIPKGEYGGGTVMLWDRGYYTFAAADPDPVARLREGYARGDFKFIVEGTRLEGSWVLVRTRRGDPDKPQWLLIKHDDEFARPGFDIVAEATTSVATSRTMDQIAAGVKPKQRRTRRS; the protein is encoded by the coding sequence GTGGCAACCAGAAAAGGCGCGGGAACGAAGCGTTCTGCCGCGAGACCAGCTGCCAAGGGGGCGACGACGTCCCGTCGCACCAAGTCTGCCGCGACCACCACGGCAAAACGCCCTGTGAAGACGCCCCCGCTCTCCGAATACCACCGCAAACGTGACTTCACCCGGACCGCCGAGCCTCGTGGGGCCGTGGCCACAGCCGGCGTCGCCGCGCTCCGGTACGTGATCCAGAAGCACGCCGCGACCGCGCTCCATTTTGATCTCCGGCTCGAACTCGACGGTGTGATGAAAAGCTGGGCAGTGCCGAAGGGGCCGTCGCTCGATCCGGCGGTCAAGCGGCTCGCGATGCAGGTCGAGGATCATCCGATCGACTACAACACGTTCGAGGGGACGATTCCCAAGGGTGAATACGGCGGCGGCACGGTGATGCTCTGGGATCGTGGATACTACACCTTCGCTGCAGCGGATCCGGACCCCGTCGCCCGGCTCCGCGAGGGGTACGCCAGGGGCGATTTCAAGTTCATCGTGGAAGGCACGCGGCTCGAAGGGTCATGGGTGCTGGTGCGGACTCGTCGCGGCGATCCCGACAAGCCGCAATGGCTCCTGATCAAGCACGACGATGAGTTCGCGCGGCCCGGATTCGACATCGTCGCCGAAGCAACGACCTCGGTGGCGACCAGTCGAACGATGGACCAGATCGCTGCAGGGGTGAAGCCGAAACAGCGGCGGACGCGTCGCAGCTGA
- a CDS encoding GNAT family N-acetyltransferase encodes MWRSDHALNGPVRATAADVEALNRVFSDAFTERYRRDGLSGVRVPYLNPAVWQFAIADAAEGAMLWRDSRGDVVAFNMVHRSGSEGWMGPLAVRTDRQGHGHGQRVVTAGVEWLSAQGVRTIGLETMPRTVDNIGFYSQLGFLPDHLTITLQRERLRHAGPAADAAAALEHDQRAGVFADCLALTGRVAPGVDFSREIALTLELGLGDVSMLRTPGGALRGFALWHTAPLAQGRMRDELRVLKLVATDTPAAIDLLGAVEREAATQGLSRIALRCQTRHAELYAALIADGYRVQWTDLRMTLGGMPGVDCRGVMLSNWEI; translated from the coding sequence ATGTGGCGATCTGATCACGCACTGAACGGCCCCGTGCGCGCAACGGCGGCCGACGTCGAGGCGCTCAATCGCGTCTTCTCCGACGCCTTCACCGAGCGCTACCGGCGAGACGGTCTCTCGGGCGTGCGCGTCCCCTATCTCAATCCGGCGGTCTGGCAGTTCGCCATCGCGGATGCTGCCGAGGGCGCGATGCTCTGGCGCGACAGCCGCGGCGACGTGGTGGCATTCAACATGGTGCACCGTTCCGGCTCCGAAGGGTGGATGGGACCGCTGGCGGTTCGCACCGACCGGCAGGGGCACGGGCACGGGCAACGGGTGGTGACCGCCGGAGTCGAATGGCTCTCGGCTCAAGGGGTCCGCACCATCGGACTCGAAACGATGCCGCGGACGGTCGATAACATCGGGTTCTATTCGCAGCTCGGCTTTCTTCCCGACCACCTCACCATCACGCTGCAGCGCGAACGCCTGCGCCACGCCGGTCCTGCGGCTGACGCCGCGGCGGCACTCGAACACGATCAGCGCGCGGGTGTCTTCGCCGATTGTCTCGCCCTGACGGGGCGCGTTGCACCGGGGGTCGACTTCTCCCGCGAGATCGCGCTCACCCTCGAGCTCGGCCTGGGCGATGTCAGCATGCTGCGGACTCCGGGCGGTGCGCTGCGCGGTTTTGCGCTCTGGCATACCGCGCCGCTGGCACAGGGACGGATGCGGGATGAACTCCGGGTGCTCAAGCTCGTCGCGACAGATACGCCGGCCGCCATCGACCTGCTCGGCGCAGTCGAGCGTGAGGCGGCGACGCAGGGGCTCAGCCGCATCGCACTCCGCTGCCAGACCCGGCACGCAGAGCTGTACGCGGCGCTGATCGCCGACGGATATCGCGTCCAATGGACCGATCTCCGGATGACGCTCGGCGGGATGCCGGGGGTCGATTGCCGTGGCGTGATGCTGTCGAACTGGGAGATCTGA
- a CDS encoding SMC family ATPase — translation MEIVRLRLINFRQHEATELTFDRGLTGIVGPNGSGKTTLLEAIAYALYGVPGTRGTRDTLRRRGSPARSKFEVTLEFVLGSKHYVVTRTLTSAELRVDDQVLANSTGTVTERVTSLLGMGREEFFNTYFTGQKELAVMAAMGRTERAQFLSRVIGYDKLRDAQEALRHDRSAQRATLAGIEQGLADPDAIEAEVTQALSALSTARDARTAALRTEQEVNDRMAALSPAWVAAQERRVAWQGLDGERRLIDKRVAVVREQFRAIDQQLVNALQASERIGVLEPAIAEWSLLAAERDLLDRDAVRFTARSHSAARRDLARTRLTEIESPLMLLADTALVATLTTQRADILAAGEALDRQLQERRTRWTEDIQEARTKLDALRDRYRELKEQRELVERQGSEGICPTCGRPLGDSLAGMLALLGRQTEEVQTDGTYFNQRVAQLTDPPQDVRDVEAARQVLAQDLRRATERLGEAQAQLRQRQELEAERHRLSQEIAALDTDLAGPAGEYNAERHEQVRTRLAELDRSRREYDQVVGMARRAESLVADAAAAEQRASAAEAELAAIDQRLAALAWDAETFATLEAAVRDAELAVHGARIAVQTTADQITRAERGCQVALARRADRAAKAELARNLGHRITLLDELDRAFSDLRTALNLQLRPDLSERTSQFLRDLTAGRYLDVDLDEAYVPTVVEDGEIKPVISGGEEDLLNLALRLAISQLIAERAGQPLSLLILDEIFGALDEERRGAVLTLLRALSDRFPQVILITHVEGMRDAFDRVITMSYDVESRTTTVKESTPEPFDVAI, via the coding sequence GTGGAAATCGTCCGCCTGCGCCTGATCAATTTCCGGCAGCACGAAGCCACCGAGCTCACCTTCGATCGCGGTCTCACCGGCATCGTCGGACCGAACGGATCGGGGAAGACGACGCTGCTGGAGGCGATCGCCTACGCGTTGTACGGTGTGCCGGGGACCCGAGGCACCCGCGACACGCTGCGTCGCCGCGGATCGCCGGCACGGTCGAAATTCGAGGTGACTCTCGAGTTTGTTCTTGGCAGCAAGCACTACGTCGTGACACGGACGCTCACCAGCGCGGAACTTCGGGTCGACGACCAGGTGCTGGCCAACAGCACCGGGACCGTGACCGAGCGCGTCACGTCACTCCTCGGCATGGGGCGCGAAGAGTTCTTCAACACCTATTTCACGGGACAGAAGGAACTCGCCGTGATGGCGGCGATGGGGCGCACCGAGCGGGCGCAGTTTCTCTCCCGCGTGATCGGCTACGACAAGTTGCGCGATGCTCAGGAGGCGCTGCGGCACGACCGTTCGGCGCAACGCGCGACCCTCGCGGGAATCGAACAGGGGCTCGCCGATCCCGATGCCATTGAAGCCGAGGTGACGCAGGCGCTCTCCGCGCTCTCCACGGCACGCGACGCCCGGACCGCAGCGTTGCGCACCGAACAGGAAGTGAACGACCGCATGGCGGCCTTGTCGCCGGCCTGGGTCGCGGCACAGGAACGGCGAGTGGCGTGGCAGGGGCTCGACGGCGAACGGCGGTTGATCGACAAGCGCGTTGCCGTGGTGCGTGAGCAGTTCCGCGCCATCGACCAGCAACTGGTCAACGCGCTGCAGGCGAGCGAACGGATCGGGGTGCTCGAGCCGGCGATTGCCGAGTGGTCGCTGCTGGCGGCGGAGCGCGATCTGCTCGACCGCGACGCGGTCCGGTTCACGGCGCGAAGCCACAGCGCGGCACGACGCGACCTCGCCCGCACGCGGCTCACCGAGATCGAGTCGCCGCTCATGCTCCTCGCGGATACTGCACTCGTCGCCACGCTCACCACGCAGCGTGCCGATATCCTTGCCGCCGGCGAAGCGCTCGATCGCCAGCTCCAGGAGCGACGGACGCGATGGACGGAGGACATCCAGGAAGCGCGCACCAAGCTCGATGCGTTGCGCGACCGATATCGCGAACTGAAGGAGCAGCGCGAACTGGTCGAGCGGCAGGGATCCGAGGGGATCTGTCCCACCTGCGGCCGTCCCCTCGGCGATTCGCTTGCGGGGATGCTCGCACTGCTCGGGCGGCAGACGGAGGAAGTCCAGACCGACGGGACCTATTTCAATCAGCGCGTCGCTCAGCTGACCGACCCGCCGCAGGACGTCCGCGACGTAGAAGCGGCGCGGCAGGTGCTCGCCCAGGACCTGCGCCGTGCCACGGAGCGGCTCGGGGAGGCGCAGGCGCAGCTGCGGCAGCGACAGGAGCTCGAAGCGGAGCGGCACCGCCTGAGTCAGGAGATTGCTGCGCTCGATACGGACCTTGCCGGCCCCGCTGGCGAATACAATGCCGAGCGGCACGAGCAAGTGCGGACTCGTCTCGCCGAGCTCGATCGGTCCCGCCGAGAGTACGATCAGGTGGTCGGCATGGCACGGCGGGCAGAATCACTTGTGGCGGACGCTGCCGCGGCGGAACAGCGTGCGTCAGCGGCCGAGGCCGAGCTCGCGGCGATCGATCAGCGGCTGGCGGCGCTCGCCTGGGATGCCGAGACGTTCGCGACCCTCGAGGCAGCGGTGCGCGATGCCGAACTCGCGGTGCACGGGGCGCGGATCGCGGTGCAGACGACCGCCGATCAGATCACCCGCGCCGAGCGTGGTTGCCAGGTCGCGCTCGCGCGCCGCGCCGATCGCGCCGCAAAGGCCGAACTTGCCAGGAACCTCGGCCACCGGATCACCTTGCTCGACGAACTCGATCGTGCGTTCAGCGACCTGCGGACGGCGCTCAACCTGCAGCTCCGTCCTGATCTCTCCGAACGCACGTCGCAATTTCTTCGCGACCTGACCGCCGGACGCTACCTCGATGTCGATCTGGACGAAGCGTACGTCCCGACCGTCGTCGAAGACGGCGAGATCAAGCCGGTGATCTCCGGCGGCGAAGAGGACCTGCTCAACCTGGCGCTGCGGCTGGCCATTTCGCAGCTGATTGCCGAGCGCGCCGGGCAGCCGCTCTCGCTGCTGATCCTCGACGAAATCTTCGGCGCCCTCGACGAGGAACGGCGCGGCGCCGTGCTCACCCTGCTCCGGGCACTGTCGGATCGCTTCCCGCAGGTCATCCTCATCACCCACGTCGAAGGGATGCGCGACGCGTTCGACCGTGTCATCACCATGTCGTACGACGTCGAATCACGTACCACGACGGTGAAGGAATCGACACCGGAGCCATTTGATGTGGCGATCTGA
- a CDS encoding metallophosphoesterase — MRLAHLADPHLGFRQYHRLNEKGRNQREVDVASAFASAIDGVIAARPDAVVVAGDLFHNVRPTNSAILHALQQFVRLQRALPQVPVVVIAGNHDTPRSSDTVSIFGVLREVGVYVAADRAQRFPFPALDLSILGVPHQALIESPRAAFEPGGTERHQVLLIHGETEDLFPHDAENLEPGGARLMAADLRDDWSYIALGHYHVQRQVGARQWYAGSLDYVSTNPWRELREERDLHVRGKGWLLIDLETGAVTRQPIAAPRRFLDLRWLDAEDLAAAEINRLIADAVAEVPGGIAGAVVRQVLRGVPRAVARELDHARIRSWKNEALHFQLDLRPPERRHAVASGAPGHRQTLPDIVEAYLGERQLQAGLDRAQFVAAGLEFLAAADHAPGEG; from the coding sequence ATGCGTCTGGCGCATCTGGCCGATCCGCATCTCGGATTCCGGCAATACCATCGGTTGAACGAGAAGGGCCGGAATCAGCGGGAAGTCGACGTTGCCAGCGCCTTTGCGTCTGCCATCGACGGCGTGATCGCGGCGCGTCCCGACGCGGTTGTCGTCGCGGGTGATCTCTTTCACAATGTGCGGCCCACCAACTCGGCCATTCTCCATGCCCTGCAGCAATTCGTGCGGCTGCAGCGCGCGCTGCCGCAGGTGCCGGTCGTTGTCATCGCGGGGAATCACGACACGCCGCGGTCCAGCGACACCGTGTCGATCTTCGGCGTGCTGCGCGAGGTCGGGGTCTACGTCGCCGCCGATCGCGCGCAGCGATTTCCGTTTCCCGCGCTCGACCTCAGCATCCTCGGTGTCCCCCACCAGGCGCTGATCGAATCACCTCGTGCGGCGTTTGAGCCGGGCGGCACCGAGCGGCACCAGGTGCTGCTGATTCACGGCGAGACCGAAGACCTTTTCCCGCACGACGCCGAAAACCTCGAGCCGGGCGGTGCGCGGCTCATGGCGGCGGACCTGCGCGACGACTGGAGCTACATCGCGCTGGGGCACTACCACGTGCAGCGTCAGGTCGGCGCGCGGCAATGGTACGCCGGGTCGCTCGACTACGTGTCGACCAATCCCTGGCGCGAGCTGCGCGAAGAGCGCGACCTGCACGTCCGCGGCAAGGGATGGTTACTGATCGATCTGGAGACGGGCGCCGTCACGCGGCAGCCGATCGCCGCGCCGCGCCGGTTCCTCGATCTTCGCTGGCTCGATGCAGAAGATCTTGCCGCGGCCGAGATCAACCGGTTGATCGCCGACGCCGTCGCAGAAGTCCCCGGCGGCATTGCCGGCGCGGTGGTCCGGCAGGTGTTGCGGGGAGTGCCCCGCGCCGTCGCTCGCGAGCTCGATCACGCACGGATCCGATCGTGGAAAAACGAAGCGCTGCACTTTCAGCTTGACCTCCGGCCGCCCGAGCGACGTCACGCTGTCGCGTCCGGCGCGCCGGGTCATCGGCAGACGCTTCCCGACATTGTCGAAGCATACCTCGGCGAACGCCAGCTCCAGGCGGGCCTCGATCGGGCGCAATTCGTTGCCGCCGGGCTCGAGTTTCTCGCCGCTGCCGACCATGCACCGGGCGAGGGGTGA
- a CDS encoding pyridoxal phosphate-dependent aminotransferase: MTFHRSPNLQYLKSSETVAISTEAQRRKAAGDDVLDLGAGEPDFDTPAAVAEAGIDAIRSGKTRYAPNVGTVELRRAIASALSRMSGGRAVDPDRVMVSNGSKQSLFNACFTLFGPGDKVLIPSPAWVSYPQIVHLARAEPVMVAGDPEWGLKVSVDDLERARDEHTRGVILCSPCNPTGSVYTQAELRAIADWAAAHGIWLLNDEIYRRIHYGAGPAPSLFDLDDGVLERALVFYGASKAYAMTGWRIGASYAPAEVTRAMAALQSHMTTGANQPAMWAATKAFGDPAIDADVERMVAAFSRRRDYLVARFGDQLPGVEFVEPHGAFYFLFRVDALAPGRGIGGAAFCEQLMKDAGVALVPGVAFGDDRWVRLSFAVSDAQLEAACDRIVQFVARLGVPALSG; this comes from the coding sequence ATGACCTTCCATCGCTCACCCAATCTCCAGTATCTCAAATCGTCGGAAACCGTGGCGATCAGCACCGAAGCGCAACGGCGCAAGGCTGCCGGCGACGACGTCCTCGATCTCGGCGCCGGCGAGCCCGACTTCGACACCCCCGCTGCAGTGGCGGAAGCCGGGATCGACGCGATCCGCTCCGGGAAGACGCGCTACGCACCGAATGTCGGCACGGTGGAATTGCGGCGGGCAATTGCGTCGGCTCTCTCGCGGATGAGCGGCGGACGTGCCGTTGATCCCGATCGGGTGATGGTGAGCAACGGGTCAAAGCAGTCGCTGTTCAACGCCTGCTTCACGCTCTTCGGCCCGGGCGACAAGGTGCTGATTCCCTCACCGGCGTGGGTGTCGTATCCACAGATCGTGCACCTGGCCCGCGCCGAACCGGTGATGGTCGCCGGAGACCCGGAATGGGGACTCAAGGTCAGCGTCGACGATCTGGAGCGCGCACGCGACGAGCACACCCGCGGCGTGATCCTCTGTTCACCGTGCAATCCGACCGGCTCGGTGTACACCCAGGCTGAGCTGCGCGCAATTGCCGATTGGGCGGCTGCGCACGGGATCTGGCTGCTCAACGACGAGATCTATCGGCGAATTCACTACGGCGCCGGCCCCGCTCCATCGCTCTTTGATCTCGACGACGGTGTCCTCGAGCGCGCGCTCGTCTTCTACGGCGCGTCGAAGGCGTATGCGATGACCGGCTGGCGGATCGGCGCGTCGTACGCGCCCGCCGAAGTGACCCGGGCGATGGCGGCGCTGCAGAGCCACATGACCACCGGCGCCAACCAGCCGGCGATGTGGGCGGCGACGAAGGCGTTTGGCGATCCGGCGATCGACGCCGACGTGGAGCGGATGGTCGCCGCGTTTTCCCGCCGCCGCGACTACCTCGTCGCCCGGTTCGGCGACCAGTTGCCCGGTGTGGAATTCGTCGAGCCGCACGGCGCCTTCTATTTCCTCTTCCGCGTCGACGCGCTCGCACCGGGGCGCGGTATCGGCGGCGCGGCGTTCTGCGAGCAACTGATGAAGGATGCCGGCGTGGCGCTCGTCCCCGGCGTCGCGTTTGGCGATGACCGCTGGGTTCGCCTGTCATTCGCGGTGTCCGATGCGCAACTCGAAGCGGCGTGCGATCGGATCGTGCAGTTCGTTGCGCGTCTCGGCGTGCCCGCGCTGAGTGGTTGA
- a CDS encoding DbpA RNA binding domain-containing protein, which yields MSGFLEWQMMPAVAAGLERLGWQAGDPEVRDAVPAALRGTNVVAVLPPSPAWAVPLVGGLVGQPDKSGTVLMLAGPALLDEWVTAVGALIEGTPLLVDVLRPGASSRPLAPTPDIVIATPATAFAFHAQSALRPEQFRAIVFVWPESWNADEAVSAILQDCPRDAQRLMITSRSDQTSAADGVVERYARKAVVVQSPRPAIDTKPPAPVRSVPASWNGRAAALAAIADRITGDPVTIWTADTRDQSLIRRAFGSLPASWRFAARDVPRGGETVCYDLPSEGQLAALRQAGPVTLLMAPGTEAYVESIAPSRQPLQATSPLRAVIDRDESIRSDIAGRIAAGADAGALYALGPLFDRHDPQLVAAALFSMWQRTRDSSAGSGGGSAPSQPPTVTAATSAASGVAKLWIGAGKKDEATVGDFVAILVREAKMDRTQIGRIDLRDTFALVEVPAADAEAIAQRLVGVTIRKRKLSARVDRGRGGGR from the coding sequence GTGTCGGGGTTTCTGGAATGGCAGATGATGCCGGCGGTCGCCGCCGGCCTGGAGCGGCTTGGCTGGCAGGCCGGCGATCCCGAGGTGCGTGACGCCGTCCCCGCCGCGCTCCGTGGCACCAACGTCGTGGCGGTCCTGCCGCCCTCGCCGGCGTGGGCCGTTCCCCTCGTCGGAGGGCTCGTCGGGCAGCCCGACAAGAGCGGGACGGTTCTGATGCTCGCCGGCCCAGCCCTCCTCGACGAATGGGTCACCGCCGTCGGAGCGCTGATCGAGGGTACGCCGCTGCTCGTCGATGTCCTCCGGCCAGGCGCCTCGTCGCGACCACTCGCGCCAACACCCGACATCGTGATCGCCACACCGGCGACGGCGTTCGCGTTCCACGCCCAGTCCGCCCTTCGTCCCGAACAATTTCGCGCGATCGTGTTCGTCTGGCCGGAAAGCTGGAACGCCGACGAAGCGGTGAGCGCCATCCTCCAGGATTGTCCCCGCGACGCCCAACGGCTGATGATCACCAGCCGGTCCGACCAGACCAGCGCCGCCGACGGCGTCGTCGAACGGTATGCCCGCAAGGCGGTCGTCGTGCAATCACCCCGGCCGGCGATTGATACGAAGCCGCCGGCGCCGGTGCGCAGCGTGCCCGCATCGTGGAACGGGCGGGCGGCAGCGCTCGCCGCAATCGCCGACCGGATCACCGGCGATCCGGTGACGATCTGGACCGCCGATACACGGGACCAGTCGCTGATTCGCCGCGCGTTCGGGTCGCTTCCGGCGTCATGGCGCTTCGCGGCGCGAGACGTGCCCCGTGGCGGCGAGACGGTGTGCTACGACCTTCCTTCGGAGGGCCAGCTTGCGGCCCTGCGACAGGCCGGACCGGTCACGTTGCTGATGGCCCCCGGCACGGAGGCGTATGTGGAATCGATCGCACCGAGCCGTCAGCCGCTGCAGGCGACATCTCCGCTGCGTGCGGTGATCGACCGCGACGAATCGATTCGGAGCGACATCGCCGGGCGCATCGCCGCGGGTGCCGACGCCGGGGCGCTGTATGCGCTGGGTCCGCTCTTCGATCGCCACGATCCGCAGCTCGTCGCCGCCGCACTCTTCTCGATGTGGCAGCGAACCCGGGATTCGTCGGCCGGCAGCGGCGGCGGCAGCGCGCCGTCTCAGCCACCGACGGTGACGGCCGCGACGAGCGCCGCGAGCGGGGTCGCCAAGTTGTGGATCGGTGCCGGAAAGAAGGACGAGGCGACGGTCGGGGATTTCGTCGCCATCCTGGTGCGCGAAGCAAAGATGGACCGCACCCAGATCGGTCGTATTGACCTGCGCGATACCTTTGCGCTGGTCGAAGTTCCGGCGGCGGATGCCGAGGCGATTGCCCAGCGTCTTGTGGGCGTCACCATCCGGAAGCGGAAGCTCTCGGCGCGGGTGGACCGCGGTCGGGGCGGCGGTCGTTAA
- a CDS encoding HU family DNA-binding protein: MNKMELIEAVAKARETSKADAGDIVDLFFSTEGLLAKELKKGGAIAITGFGNFEVRKRAAREGRNPQTGATIKIKASKVPAFRPGKGLKDLVNKGK; this comes from the coding sequence ATGAACAAGATGGAGCTCATCGAGGCGGTCGCGAAGGCCCGCGAAACCTCGAAGGCAGATGCCGGCGACATCGTCGACCTCTTCTTCTCGACCGAAGGTCTGCTCGCCAAGGAGTTGAAGAAGGGCGGCGCCATCGCGATCACCGGGTTCGGGAATTTCGAAGTCCGCAAGCGTGCCGCGCGTGAAGGCCGCAATCCGCAGACCGGCGCCACCATCAAGATCAAGGCGTCGAAGGTCCCGGCGTTCCGCCCGGGCAAGGGTCTCAAGGATCTGGTCAACAAGGGCAAGTAA
- a CDS encoding thymidine kinase — protein sequence MTVHHRPGRIEVVAGVMFSGKSEELIRRVRRALIARHRVRVFKSHLDERYDGVYRISSHTGISVEAEPIDRAEEILRAIADPDVVDVVAVDETQFLDVGVVEVATHLAERGVRVVLAGTDTDFRGEPFGMMGHLMAIAEEVTKLQAICVVCGDLACRNQRLVNGRPAKWDSPVVMVGGSESYEARCRRCFQIPRHDEDQVALL from the coding sequence ATGACCGTTCACCACCGTCCGGGCCGGATCGAAGTCGTCGCCGGCGTGATGTTCAGCGGCAAGAGCGAGGAATTGATCCGGCGCGTGCGACGCGCGCTGATCGCCAGGCACCGGGTGCGCGTCTTCAAGTCGCATCTCGACGAACGCTACGACGGCGTCTACCGGATTTCGAGCCACACCGGCATCTCGGTCGAGGCCGAGCCGATCGATCGTGCCGAGGAAATCCTGCGGGCGATTGCCGATCCCGACGTGGTCGATGTCGTCGCCGTGGATGAAACACAATTCCTCGACGTGGGTGTGGTCGAGGTCGCGACGCATCTCGCCGAACGCGGCGTTCGCGTGGTGCTGGCCGGGACCGACACCGATTTTCGCGGCGAACCGTTCGGCATGATGGGACACCTGATGGCCATCGCCGAAGAGGTCACCAAACTGCAGGCGATCTGCGTCGTGTGTGGCGATCTGGCGTGTCGCAACCAGCGGCTGGTCAATGGACGTCCCGCGAAGTGGGATTCACCGGTTGTCATGGTCGGTGGCAGCGAGAGCTACGAAGCGCGGTGCCGGCGCTGCTTCCAGATCCCACGCCACGACGAGGATCAGGTGGCGCTCCTCTGA
- the coaE gene encoding dephospho-CoA kinase (Dephospho-CoA kinase (CoaE) performs the final step in coenzyme A biosynthesis.), with the protein MRVLALTGSVAAGKSSVGALFEEWGTPVLSADAVVRDLQRSGEPVYDAIVSAFGTAIVAANGELDRAALRRRILEDPAARHALEAIVHPAIEPRRRTWLDAARARGEPLVVADIPLLFEVADPAAYDGVIVVDAPVAERRRRLIDDRGLSPREADQLLDAQLPAAAKRARATWVIDNDSSRDVLRARARHVWDQLPR; encoded by the coding sequence ATGCGCGTCCTCGCGCTCACCGGATCAGTGGCCGCCGGCAAATCCAGTGTTGGTGCGCTTTTCGAGGAGTGGGGCACACCGGTGCTGAGCGCCGATGCCGTCGTCCGCGATCTGCAACGGAGCGGTGAGCCGGTGTACGACGCGATCGTCTCGGCGTTCGGCACGGCGATCGTTGCCGCCAATGGCGAGCTCGATCGCGCGGCACTGCGCCGGCGTATTCTCGAGGATCCGGCGGCGCGTCACGCACTCGAAGCGATCGTGCATCCGGCGATCGAACCGCGGCGCCGCACGTGGCTTGATGCGGCGCGGGCCCGCGGCGAGCCACTCGTCGTCGCCGATATTCCGCTCCTCTTCGAAGTCGCCGACCCCGCAGCATACGACGGCGTGATCGTCGTCGACGCACCCGTCGCCGAGCGGCGACGGCGCCTGATTGACGACCGCGGACTCTCCCCGCGCGAAGCTGACCAGCTGCTCGACGCGCAACTTCCCGCCGCGGCGAAGCGCGCCCGGGCAACGTGGGTGATCGACAACGACTCGAGCCGCGACGTCCTGCGCGCGCGCGCGCGACACGTCTGGGACCAGCTGCCGCGGTGA